One Henriciella litoralis genomic window carries:
- a CDS encoding NADP-dependent isocitrate dehydrogenase: protein MAKIKVENPVVELDGDEMTRIIWQMIKDRLIHPYLDIDLKYYDLSIESRDATDDQITIDSAEAIKKYGVGVKCATITPDEARVEEFGLKKMWRSPNGTIRNILGGVVFREPIVISNVPRLVPGWTQPVVIGRHAFGDQYRATDFLVPGAGKLTMKWEASDGSDSKEFEVFDFPEAGIAMGMYNLDDSIRDFARASFNFGLTRKWPVYLSTKNTILKAYDGRFKDLFQEVFDNEFADAFKEFGGTYEHRLIDDMVAAAMKWSGGYVWACKNYDGDVQSDTVAQGFGSLGLMTSVLMSPDGKTVEAEAAHGTVTRHYRNHQKGEATSTNSIASIYAWTRGLAHRGRLDNTPEVTKFAEDLEQVVIETVESGKMTKDLALLIGPDQDWLTTEGFLEAVAENLEKKMA, encoded by the coding sequence ATGGCAAAGATCAAGGTCGAAAATCCCGTCGTCGAGCTCGATGGCGATGAAATGACCCGCATCATCTGGCAGATGATCAAGGACCGTCTCATCCACCCTTATCTCGATATTGACCTCAAATATTACGATCTCAGCATTGAGAGCCGTGACGCAACCGATGACCAGATCACCATCGATTCTGCAGAAGCGATCAAGAAGTACGGCGTCGGCGTCAAATGCGCGACCATCACGCCGGACGAAGCCCGCGTCGAGGAATTTGGCCTCAAGAAGATGTGGCGCAGCCCGAACGGCACGATCCGCAACATCCTTGGCGGCGTTGTTTTCCGTGAGCCGATCGTGATCTCCAACGTCCCACGCCTGGTGCCGGGCTGGACCCAACCTGTCGTCATTGGCCGCCACGCTTTCGGCGACCAGTATCGCGCCACTGACTTCCTCGTACCGGGTGCCGGCAAGCTGACCATGAAATGGGAAGCGTCTGACGGCTCCGACTCCAAGGAATTCGAAGTGTTCGATTTCCCTGAGGCCGGCATCGCCATGGGCATGTACAACCTCGACGATTCGATCCGCGACTTCGCACGCGCCTCGTTCAATTTCGGCCTGACCCGCAAATGGCCGGTCTACCTGTCGACCAAGAACACGATCCTGAAAGCCTATGATGGCCGCTTCAAGGACCTGTTCCAGGAAGTGTTCGACAATGAGTTCGCCGACGCCTTCAAGGAATTCGGTGGCACCTATGAGCACCGCCTGATCGATGACATGGTCGCAGCGGCCATGAAATGGTCCGGTGGCTATGTCTGGGCCTGTAAGAACTATGATGGTGACGTGCAGTCCGACACGGTTGCGCAGGGCTTCGGCTCGCTCGGCCTGATGACGTCGGTTCTGATGTCACCAGATGGCAAGACGGTTGAAGCCGAAGCCGCCCACGGCACGGTGACCCGTCACTACCGCAACCACCAGAAGGGCGAAGCGACCTCGACCAACTCGATCGCTTCGATCTACGCCTGGACACGTGGCCTGGCGCATCGTGGCCGTCTCGACAACACGCCGGAAGTCACCAAATTCGCTGAAGACCTCGAACAGGTCGTCATCGAGACGGTTGAAAGCGGCAAGATGACCAAGGACCTCGCGCTGCTCATCGGTCCAGATCAGGACTGGCTGACGACCGAAGGCTTCCTCGAAGCGGTTGCCGAGAACCTCGAAAAGAAGATGGCTTAA
- the purS gene encoding phosphoribosylformylglycinamidine synthase subunit PurS: MKAIVHVGLKPGVLDPQGKAVADTLGRMGYDEVQGARIGKVIELDLTGVAADKADGRVKEMCEKLLANTVIESYRYELVE, translated from the coding sequence ATGAAAGCCATTGTCCATGTTGGTCTTAAGCCGGGCGTTCTTGACCCTCAGGGCAAGGCGGTTGCCGATACGCTTGGCCGTATGGGCTATGATGAAGTGCAGGGCGCGCGCATCGGCAAGGTGATCGAGCTGGACCTGACAGGCGTCGCTGCAGACAAGGCAGATGGCCGTGTGAAAGAGATGTGTGAGAAGCTGCTCGCCAACACGGTGATCGAGTCCTACCGCTATGAGCTGGTCGAGTAG
- the purC gene encoding phosphoribosylaminoimidazolesuccinocarboxamide synthase — MSRRRMIYEGKAKILYEGPEPGTLIQYFKDDATAFNAEKKAVLDGKGVLNNRISEFIMTRLAAVGIPNHFIKRLNMREQLIRKVEIIPLEVIVRNVAAGTMSKRLGIPEGEVLPRAIVEFCYKKDELGDPLVSEEHIAAFGWASPQELDDIISMSLRVNDFMSGLFAGAGIRLIDFKLEFGRHFEGEMVRTILADEISPDSCRLWDIETNEKLDKDRFRRDLGGVTEAYAEVARRLGIIKESAQGGEVVDFNTAGK, encoded by the coding sequence ATGTCACGCAGGCGCATGATTTACGAAGGCAAGGCCAAGATACTGTATGAGGGGCCCGAGCCGGGCACTCTGATCCAGTACTTCAAGGACGATGCGACAGCCTTCAACGCTGAAAAGAAAGCCGTGCTGGATGGCAAGGGCGTTCTGAACAACCGTATCAGTGAATTTATCATGACGCGGCTCGCTGCGGTCGGCATCCCCAACCATTTCATCAAGCGTCTCAATATGCGCGAGCAGTTGATCCGCAAGGTTGAGATCATCCCGCTGGAAGTCATCGTGCGCAATGTTGCGGCTGGCACCATGTCCAAACGTCTTGGTATCCCTGAAGGCGAAGTGTTGCCGCGGGCGATTGTCGAATTTTGCTACAAGAAAGACGAGCTGGGCGACCCGCTTGTCTCCGAAGAGCACATCGCTGCGTTCGGCTGGGCCAGCCCACAGGAGCTCGACGACATCATTTCCATGTCACTGCGCGTGAATGATTTCATGTCCGGTCTTTTTGCCGGCGCGGGCATTCGCCTCATCGATTTCAAGCTCGAGTTTGGCCGCCATTTCGAGGGCGAGATGGTCCGCACGATCCTTGCAGACGAGATCAGCCCCGATAGCTGCCGGCTCTGGGATATCGAGACGAATGAAAAGCTCGACAAGGACCGCTTTCGCCGTGACCTTGGCGGTGTGACCGAAGCCTACGCTGAAGTTGCGCGCCGCCTCGGCATTATCAAGGAAAGCGCTCAGGGCGGCGAAGTCGTAGACTTCAATACCGCTGGTAAATAG
- a CDS encoding DUF1476 domain-containing protein, giving the protein MSTFEDRERGEEAKYAHDAAFQFKVTNRRNKLLGLWAADLMNLSGNDAEEYAKSVVRSDLEEPGDEDVFRKVRGDFDAKGVDRSDARIREHMAELTAVAREQVMKEVKE; this is encoded by the coding sequence ATGAGCACATTTGAAGATCGCGAACGCGGTGAAGAAGCAAAATACGCGCACGACGCTGCATTCCAGTTCAAGGTCACGAACCGCCGTAACAAGCTGCTGGGCCTCTGGGCCGCAGACCTGATGAACCTGTCCGGCAACGACGCCGAAGAGTACGCCAAGTCTGTTGTGCGCTCTGATCTGGAAGAGCCGGGCGACGAAGACGTGTTCCGCAAGGTGCGCGGCGACTTCGACGCCAAGGGCGTTGACCGTTCCGATGCCCGCATTCGCGAGCACATGGCCGAGCTGACCGCCGTGGCGCGTGAGCAGGTCATGAAAGAGGTCAAGGAGTAG
- the grxD gene encoding Grx4 family monothiol glutaredoxin, with translation MSDDVQTQIDQAVKGNDVLLFMKGTPTFPQCGFSSVVVQVLDYLGVDYVATNVLEDQAVREGIKTYSDWPTIPQLYVKGEFVGGCDIIKEMFESGELKTYMADKGIEMEAA, from the coding sequence ATGAGCGACGACGTCCAGACCCAGATCGACCAAGCCGTCAAAGGCAATGATGTGCTGCTCTTCATGAAGGGCACACCAACCTTCCCGCAATGCGGCTTCTCTTCGGTCGTCGTTCAGGTGCTCGACTATCTCGGCGTCGACTATGTCGCGACCAATGTTCTGGAAGACCAGGCCGTGCGCGAAGGCATCAAGACCTATTCAGACTGGCCAACCATCCCTCAGCTCTATGTGAAGGGTGAGTTTGTCGGCGGCTGCGACATCATCAAGGAAATGTTCGAAAGCGGTGAGCTGAAAACGTATATGGCCGATAAGGGCATTGAAATGGAAGCGGCGTAA
- a CDS encoding amidase — MAIDNYSDLDATALAELVRKGETTPTEVLEEAISRAERHNPKLNAITYKAFDEARAAAKGDLPDGPFKGVPFLIKDIASPVKGWPQTSGSRFLRDVVAAEDGALTRRFREAGLNLFGKTNTPEFGITGTTEGAFHGACHNPWNTDYITGGSSGGAAAMVAAGVLPMAHASDGLGSIRIPAACCGLFGMKTTRDRNPNSAYDDAAAIGLTVEHAVTRSVRDSAALLDATAYPEPGAPFAYPAKSRPFAEEVGAAPGKLRIAFHSETPSGKPVHPEIRAALEQAAKLLESLGHHVEEHGLGIDYRRLYTAQRAVSGSNFAATVDAAIKAQGREPREDELEPLTWRNYRGSKHLTGSEAMAGWSTLRKMSRQILGLHETYDIILSPVLGEPVPKIGEIDPVNMDPRDVDRRQAQVFPFTPPQNITGQPSMSVPMGRDSNGLPIGMMFSGRYGDEATLFRLAAQLEETSPWQNLRPPVWG; from the coding sequence ATGGCCATCGACAATTACTCAGACCTGGACGCCACCGCGCTCGCAGAGCTGGTCCGCAAGGGCGAGACGACGCCCACCGAAGTGCTGGAAGAGGCGATCAGCCGGGCCGAGCGGCATAATCCCAAACTGAACGCCATCACCTACAAGGCTTTTGACGAAGCACGCGCGGCGGCCAAGGGCGACTTGCCCGACGGCCCATTCAAGGGCGTCCCGTTCCTGATCAAGGACATTGCAAGCCCGGTGAAAGGCTGGCCGCAGACGAGCGGCTCGCGCTTTCTGAGGGACGTCGTCGCGGCTGAAGATGGCGCGCTGACCAGGCGGTTCCGCGAGGCAGGGCTTAACCTCTTCGGCAAGACCAACACGCCTGAATTCGGCATTACCGGCACGACCGAAGGCGCCTTTCATGGCGCCTGCCACAATCCGTGGAACACCGATTACATCACTGGCGGCTCTTCAGGCGGTGCGGCCGCCATGGTTGCCGCCGGTGTTTTGCCCATGGCGCATGCGAGCGACGGGCTCGGCTCGATCCGTATCCCCGCAGCCTGTTGCGGCCTCTTCGGCATGAAGACCACGCGCGATCGCAACCCAAACTCTGCCTATGACGATGCCGCCGCAATCGGCCTCACCGTGGAGCATGCGGTGACGCGCAGCGTGCGCGACAGCGCCGCCCTGCTGGATGCGACGGCCTATCCTGAACCCGGCGCGCCTTTCGCCTATCCCGCCAAGTCGCGCCCCTTCGCTGAAGAGGTTGGCGCGGCGCCCGGCAAGCTGCGCATTGCCTTTCACTCCGAGACGCCAAGCGGCAAGCCCGTCCATCCGGAAATCCGCGCGGCGCTCGAACAGGCCGCAAAGCTGCTGGAGTCGCTTGGTCACCATGTCGAGGAGCATGGGCTCGGCATTGATTACCGCCGGCTCTACACCGCCCAGCGCGCTGTCTCCGGTAGCAATTTTGCCGCGACGGTCGATGCCGCGATCAAGGCGCAGGGCCGCGAACCGCGCGAGGATGAGTTGGAGCCGCTAACCTGGCGCAATTATCGCGGCTCGAAACATCTCACAGGCTCAGAGGCCATGGCAGGCTGGTCGACGCTCCGGAAGATGAGCCGCCAAATTCTTGGTCTGCACGAGACGTATGACATTATCCTGTCGCCGGTCTTGGGCGAGCCGGTCCCAAAGATTGGTGAGATTGACCCGGTCAATATGGACCCGCGCGATGTTGACCGCCGGCAGGCGCAGGTCTTCCCGTTCACCCCGCCGCAGAACATTACCGGCCAGCCGTCCATGTCCGTGCCTATGGGGCGCGACAGCAACGGCCTGCCAATCGGCATGATGTTCTCTGGCCGCTATGGCGACGAGGCGACGCTGTTCAGGCTCGCCGCGCAGCTTGAAGAAACAAGCCCGTGGCAAAACTTGAGGCCGCCGGTCTGGGGGTAG
- the rimO gene encoding 30S ribosomal protein S12 methylthiotransferase RimO encodes MSTLIETPAKATTKSQPKVGIVSLGCPKALVDSERIITRLRAEGYAIAPDYQGADLVLVNTCGFIDSARNESLEAIGEAIEANGKVIVTGCLGAEPDVIQKAYPKVLAVTGPHQYEQVMDAVHTHLTPPPNAFTDLVPEAGLRLTPRHYAYLKISEGCNNRCSFCIIPKLRGDLVSRPIHHVLTEAERLVKAGVNELLVISQDTSAYGLDVKYAPQTWRGEEYETRFLDLARGLGELGAWVRMHYVYPYPHVDKVIPLMTEGKILPYLDIPFQHASTNVLKQMKRPAKQDRVLERIQQWRRDVPDMTIRSTFIVGFPGETEEDFEVLLDFIREAKIDRAGCFKYENVEHADSRLLGDHLPEEVKEERWHRFMAVQAAVSAERAEAQIGTVQDVIIDGPGEADGEMLGRSKADAPEIDGVVYLANAGHLKQGDIVSARIEDADEYDLYGEPA; translated from the coding sequence ATGAGCACACTGATTGAGACCCCGGCAAAAGCGACCACGAAATCCCAGCCAAAGGTGGGCATTGTGTCACTTGGCTGCCCTAAGGCGCTGGTTGATTCCGAGCGGATCATTACGCGGTTGCGCGCTGAGGGCTACGCCATCGCGCCGGACTATCAGGGCGCTGACCTTGTGCTGGTCAATACGTGCGGCTTCATCGACAGCGCGCGCAATGAGAGCCTCGAAGCCATTGGCGAGGCGATTGAGGCAAATGGCAAAGTGATTGTCACCGGGTGCCTTGGCGCAGAGCCGGATGTCATTCAGAAGGCGTACCCCAAAGTGCTCGCCGTGACCGGGCCGCATCAGTATGAGCAGGTGATGGACGCGGTGCACACGCATCTGACGCCGCCGCCGAACGCCTTCACCGATCTTGTTCCGGAAGCGGGCCTGCGCCTGACGCCCCGCCACTATGCCTATTTGAAGATTTCAGAAGGCTGCAACAATCGCTGCAGCTTCTGCATCATCCCGAAACTGCGCGGAGACCTCGTGTCCCGTCCAATCCATCACGTGCTGACCGAAGCCGAACGCCTGGTCAAAGCCGGGGTGAATGAGCTTCTCGTGATCAGCCAGGATACGTCCGCCTACGGTCTCGATGTGAAATACGCCCCGCAGACCTGGCGCGGCGAGGAATATGAGACGCGCTTCCTTGATCTTGCACGCGGGCTCGGCGAACTCGGCGCATGGGTGCGGATGCATTACGTCTATCCCTACCCGCATGTCGACAAGGTCATTCCGCTGATGACGGAGGGAAAAATCCTCCCCTATCTCGACATCCCGTTCCAGCATGCCTCGACCAATGTGCTGAAACAGATGAAGCGCCCGGCCAAACAGGACCGCGTGCTGGAACGCATCCAGCAATGGCGCCGCGATGTGCCGGACATGACCATCCGCTCAACCTTCATTGTCGGCTTTCCGGGCGAGACCGAGGAGGATTTCGAGGTCCTGCTCGACTTTATCCGCGAAGCGAAAATCGACCGGGCCGGCTGTTTCAAATACGAAAATGTCGAGCACGCTGATAGCCGACTGCTGGGCGACCACCTCCCCGAAGAGGTGAAAGAGGAACGCTGGCACCGCTTCATGGCCGTGCAGGCCGCCGTCTCCGCCGAGCGCGCCGAAGCCCAGATCGGCACCGTGCAAGACGTCATTATTGATGGGCCAGGCGAAGCTGATGGCGAAATGCTTGGCCGGTCCAAGGCAGATGCGCCTGAGATTGACGGGGTGGTTTACCTCGCCAATGCAGGGCACTTGAAGCAAGGCGATATCGTCAGCGCCCGTATCGAGGACGCTGACGAATATGACCTCTACGGTGAGCCGGCCTAA
- a CDS encoding head GIN domain-containing protein, translating to MKLKSLLAATTTLAVFAAPAIAETQTYSVATFDEIDVSSGINVIFEIGDTQSVEVENDKGDFSDIVVDVDEGALVLKRPKKFKMGFGKRRTDYTVRVVATSLNGIEASSGASAEGSGLTGDVDVGVSSGASAAISDIRADELEVEASSGSDVELSGTCVEIDADASSGADLDASGVQCERLTADVSSGASIRAYASKSVNADASSGGSVRVSGGATDVTIDKSSGGSVTVN from the coding sequence ATGAAACTCAAATCACTCCTCGCCGCAACGACGACACTTGCCGTTTTCGCCGCCCCTGCCATTGCTGAAACGCAGACCTATTCCGTTGCTACTTTCGACGAAATCGACGTGTCGAGCGGCATCAATGTCATCTTTGAAATCGGTGATACGCAATCTGTCGAAGTCGAGAACGACAAAGGCGATTTCAGCGATATCGTGGTCGACGTCGATGAGGGCGCGCTCGTTCTGAAACGCCCGAAAAAGTTCAAGATGGGCTTTGGAAAACGTCGTACGGACTACACTGTGCGCGTCGTCGCCACGTCCTTGAACGGCATTGAAGCCTCATCCGGCGCGAGCGCTGAAGGAAGCGGCCTCACAGGTGACGTCGACGTGGGTGTCTCTTCAGGCGCCTCTGCTGCGATATCTGACATTCGCGCTGACGAACTGGAAGTCGAAGCCTCCAGCGGCTCAGACGTTGAACTGTCCGGCACCTGCGTAGAAATCGACGCAGATGCCAGCTCCGGCGCCGATCTTGATGCCTCAGGCGTACAGTGTGAGCGCCTGACAGCGGACGTGTCCTCTGGCGCCTCAATCCGCGCCTATGCCAGCAAAAGCGTCAATGCAGACGCCTCAAGCGGCGGCAGTGTCCGCGTCTCCGGCGGCGCGACAGACGTTACCATCGACAAGTCCAGTGGCGGTTCTGTAACCGTCAACTAA
- a CDS encoding PPK2 family polyphosphate kinase: protein MSQPSITEVRARFIAQPGEPFDLSARDSGDRALFEDKDDTKDGLTEDGKAIDQLQNLLYANGKRSVLVVLQGMDTAGKSGTIKSVFAYTTPLGMQVKAFKAPSKEELAHDYLWRVHQAVPKRGKIGIFDRSHYEDVLVVKVREFAPAEDIEQRYEQINQFEKHLVENGTVVLKFMLHVGYEEQGIRLRQRLMEGHKYWKFNPQDLEDRKLWPQFMSAYETMVQRCSTEHAPWYVIPSDSRKRRNAAIARIVRGALEELDLEWPLQLHHPDDFDIG, encoded by the coding sequence ATGTCACAACCGTCTATTACCGAGGTCCGCGCACGATTTATTGCGCAGCCGGGCGAGCCCTTCGATCTTTCCGCTCGCGACAGCGGTGACCGCGCCCTGTTTGAGGATAAGGACGATACAAAGGATGGGCTGACAGAGGATGGCAAGGCCATCGACCAGCTACAGAACCTGCTCTACGCCAATGGCAAGCGGTCTGTGCTCGTTGTGCTTCAGGGCATGGATACGGCCGGCAAAAGCGGCACGATCAAGAGCGTATTTGCCTACACCACGCCGCTCGGCATGCAGGTGAAGGCGTTCAAAGCTCCGTCCAAAGAAGAGCTTGCGCATGACTATCTATGGCGCGTGCATCAGGCCGTACCAAAGCGCGGAAAAATCGGCATCTTTGATCGCTCTCACTATGAGGATGTTCTCGTTGTGAAGGTCCGCGAATTCGCGCCCGCCGAAGACATCGAGCAGCGCTATGAGCAGATCAACCAGTTCGAGAAGCATCTGGTCGAGAACGGAACCGTGGTGCTGAAATTCATGCTGCATGTTGGATATGAAGAGCAGGGCATCCGCTTGCGTCAGCGCCTGATGGAAGGTCACAAATACTGGAAGTTCAATCCCCAGGACCTGGAAGACCGAAAGCTCTGGCCACAATTCATGTCCGCCTATGAAACCATGGTCCAGCGATGCTCAACCGAGCATGCACCATGGTACGTCATACCTTCAGACAGCCGGAAGCGCCGCAATGCTGCCATTGCCCGGATTGTGCGCGGTGCACTGGAAGAGCTCGATCTCGAATGGCCCCTCCAGCTACATCACCCGGACGACTTTGATATCGGCTAG
- the rpsD gene encoding 30S ribosomal protein S4: MSRRHSTKYKIDRRVGENIWGRPKSPVNKRPTKPGQHGQGRRQKVSDYGMQLMAKQKLKFHYGDITEKQFRKTFDEANRMKGNTAENLIGLLESRLDAFVYRSKFVPTIFAARQFVNHGHVKVNGVKTNIGSFRLKAGDVVEIREKSRNLALVLEALGSPERDLPEYIEVDPKAMTATYVRVPELIDVPYAVKMEPAQVVEFYSS, translated from the coding sequence ATGTCACGTCGTCATTCGACGAAGTACAAGATCGACCGTCGCGTCGGTGAGAATATCTGGGGTCGCCCGAAGTCCCCGGTTAACAAGCGCCCAACCAAGCCAGGCCAGCACGGCCAGGGCCGTCGTCAGAAGGTTTCTGACTATGGCATGCAGCTCATGGCGAAGCAGAAGCTCAAGTTTCACTACGGTGACATCACCGAGAAACAGTTCCGCAAGACCTTCGATGAAGCCAACCGGATGAAGGGCAACACGGCCGAGAACCTGATCGGCCTGCTCGAAAGCCGTCTGGACGCATTTGTCTATCGTTCGAAATTCGTGCCTACAATCTTTGCGGCCCGTCAGTTCGTGAACCACGGCCACGTCAAAGTGAACGGCGTGAAGACCAATATCGGCTCTTTCCGTCTGAAAGCTGGCGACGTTGTCGAAATCCGCGAAAAGTCGCGTAACCTCGCCCTCGTTCTCGAAGCTCTCGGCTCGCCAGAGCGTGACCTTCCAGAATATATCGAAGTGGACCCAAAAGCGATGACCGCGACTTATGTGCGCGTGCCAGAGCTGATTGACGTGCCTTACGCCGTCAAGATGGAACCGGCCCAAGTCGTCGAATTCTATTCTTCGTAA
- a CDS encoding DEAD/DEAH box helicase → MTHFSDLGLAEPILRAVSSQGYDSPTPIQQQVIPAMLAGKDVLGTAQTGTGKTAAFVLPILHALSTEKTRVSSKGCRALIMAPTRELAMQIVDSVRTYGEGSRISVTLVVGGLKINKQIKAMERGVDIVVATPGRLLDLAQQRAIRFDDVKMVVLDEADHMMDMGFLPQIKKVLVQLPKQRQTALLSATMPTDIRKLADQFLKNPVNVAVSQESKPVERIDQSVRFVPHAQKRDVLTEILKGPKVDSAIVFTRTKRGADRVCRHLEQAGLTAAAIHGNKSQNQRTKALDLFKAKKLTVLVATDIAARGIDIDQVSHVVNYELPNVPESYVHRIGRTARAGESGTAITLCDGEERKLLRDIEKLIGNRLPGNEAGAAEEPINDKESKNFHPSKDGQRRRKPRSGNRAGNSGGHQSPKRPKQRSHAS, encoded by the coding sequence TTGACCCATTTTTCTGATCTCGGCCTCGCCGAGCCAATCCTGCGTGCCGTTTCATCGCAGGGCTATGACAGCCCGACGCCAATCCAGCAGCAGGTCATTCCGGCCATGCTCGCGGGCAAGGACGTCCTGGGCACCGCACAGACCGGTACCGGCAAAACCGCAGCCTTCGTGCTGCCGATCCTTCATGCATTGAGCACTGAGAAGACCCGCGTATCCTCAAAAGGATGCCGTGCGCTGATCATGGCGCCGACCCGTGAACTCGCCATGCAGATTGTCGACAGCGTTCGCACCTATGGCGAAGGCTCACGCATCTCCGTGACGCTGGTTGTCGGCGGCCTCAAGATCAACAAGCAGATCAAGGCTATGGAACGCGGCGTTGATATTGTTGTCGCCACACCGGGTCGACTGCTGGACCTCGCGCAGCAACGCGCCATCCGCTTTGATGACGTGAAGATGGTTGTGCTGGATGAGGCCGACCACATGATGGACATGGGCTTCCTGCCTCAGATCAAGAAGGTTCTGGTCCAGCTTCCAAAGCAGCGCCAGACAGCCCTGCTTTCGGCAACAATGCCAACCGACATCCGCAAGCTGGCCGACCAGTTCCTCAAGAACCCGGTCAATGTTGCTGTCTCTCAGGAGTCCAAACCGGTTGAGCGTATCGACCAGAGCGTCCGCTTTGTGCCGCACGCGCAGAAGCGCGATGTGCTGACCGAGATCCTCAAAGGCCCGAAAGTCGATAGCGCCATTGTGTTCACGCGCACCAAGCGCGGCGCTGATCGCGTCTGCCGCCATCTGGAACAGGCTGGCCTCACCGCTGCTGCGATCCATGGCAACAAGAGCCAGAACCAGCGGACCAAGGCGCTTGACCTCTTCAAGGCGAAGAAGCTCACCGTGCTGGTCGCGACGGATATTGCTGCACGCGGTATCGATATCGATCAGGTCAGCCATGTCGTGAACTATGAGCTGCCGAATGTGCCGGAATCCTATGTCCACCGGATTGGCCGTACGGCCCGCGCCGGCGAAAGCGGTACCGCGATCACGCTCTGTGATGGCGAGGAACGCAAGCTGCTTCGCGACATCGAAAAGCTGATCGGCAATCGACTGCCCGGCAACGAGGCTGGCGCGGCTGAAGAGCCGATCAATGACAAGGAAAGCAAGAATTTCCATCCATCCAAGGATGGCCAGCGGCGCCGCAAACCGCGCTCTGGAAACCGTGCCGGCAATTCGGGTGGGCATCAAAGCCCGAAACGCCCGAAACAGCGCAGTCACGCCTCTTGA
- a CDS encoding DUF2270 domain-containing protein — translation MAHDRSAEAAYVHVMEDRDMDIDAPVAGSKEIGALAHLYRAEVYRSTIWRQRLDMTTNWAVVSTGIALSVSFASATASPLPIALVGMLSVMFLFLEARRYRYFAVWKFRARLLELAVMVPILRGEGASIPLDRGTALSDDYLRPRQRISAMRAVGHRLRRNYLWIFTIQYASYLAKIWIHPIEASSVSQALERAHVGAIPGWLAVIGGTGLLLVFISISVWTWWVERKDKSKMSDYLEEATDE, via the coding sequence TTGGCACATGACCGAAGCGCCGAAGCGGCCTATGTTCATGTTATGGAAGATCGTGACATGGATATCGATGCGCCTGTCGCTGGCTCGAAAGAGATCGGCGCATTGGCGCATCTCTACCGGGCTGAGGTGTATCGCTCGACAATCTGGCGCCAGCGCCTCGACATGACGACAAACTGGGCCGTTGTGTCGACGGGTATCGCCCTTTCTGTCAGCTTTGCGAGCGCAACAGCCTCGCCTCTGCCCATTGCGCTGGTCGGCATGCTTTCAGTCATGTTCCTGTTCCTTGAAGCGCGCCGGTATCGCTATTTCGCGGTCTGGAAGTTCCGGGCCCGTCTGCTTGAACTTGCCGTCATGGTGCCGATTTTGCGGGGTGAGGGGGCAAGCATTCCACTGGACCGCGGCACAGCGCTCTCGGATGATTATCTGAGACCGAGGCAACGTATCTCAGCGATGCGGGCTGTCGGTCACCGCTTACGGCGCAACTATCTCTGGATCTTCACTATTCAATACGCATCCTATCTGGCGAAAATCTGGATTCATCCGATCGAGGCCAGTTCAGTGAGTCAGGCTCTGGAGCGGGCTCATGTCGGGGCAATCCCGGGCTGGCTGGCCGTCATAGGTGGCACCGGCTTGCTACTTGTCTTTATCTCGATTTCCGTCTGGACCTGGTGGGTCGAGCGCAAGGACAAATCGAAGATGTCAGACTATCTGGAAGAGGCGACGGACGAGTGA
- a CDS encoding BlaI/MecI/CopY family transcriptional regulator has translation MQITPAELEIMNVLWEEPGLGATEIAEALKDDKSWNIRTIKTLVGRLVEKGALSTEPDGRRYLYKPEIKRGEYQKKEAKQFVDRMFGGRAAPLVAHLADAEGLTAQDIAELEALLGKLKK, from the coding sequence ATGCAGATCACGCCAGCCGAACTCGAAATCATGAATGTGCTCTGGGAGGAGCCCGGTCTCGGCGCCACCGAAATTGCCGAAGCGCTGAAAGACGATAAAAGCTGGAATATCCGTACCATCAAAACGCTGGTCGGGCGGCTCGTGGAGAAAGGGGCCCTCAGCACCGAGCCGGATGGCCGCCGCTACCTCTACAAGCCAGAAATCAAGCGTGGTGAGTATCAAAAGAAAGAAGCCAAACAGTTCGTAGATCGGATGTTTGGCGGTCGGGCAGCTCCACTGGTTGCACATCTTGCCGATGCCGAGGGGCTGACAGCGCAGGACATTGCCGAACTGGAAGCTCTGTTGGGGAAACTGAAGAAATGA